One region of Fragaria vesca subsp. vesca linkage group LG4, FraVesHawaii_1.0, whole genome shotgun sequence genomic DNA includes:
- the LOC101313597 gene encoding 60S ribosomal protein L23-like has protein sequence MSKRGRGGSAGNKFRMSLGLPVAATVNCADNTGAKNLYIISVKGIKGRLNRLPSACVGDMVMATVKKGKPDLRKKVLPAVIVRQRKPWRRKDGVFMYFEDNAGVIVNPKGEMKGSAITGPIGKECADLWPRIASAANAIV, from the exons ATGTCGAAGCGAG GACGCGGAGGATCCGCTGGAAACAAGTTCAGGATGTCACTGGGTCTACCGGTGGCAGCCACGGTGAACTGTGCTGACAACACGGGAGCTAAGAACCTTTACATCATCTCCGTCAAGGGAATCAAGGGTCGTCTGAATCGGTTGCCTTCTGCTTGCGTCGGTGACATGGTCATGGCCACTGTCAAGAAGGGTAAGCCTGATCTCAGGAAGAAGGTCCTGCCAGCTGTCATTGTTAGGCAGCGCAAGCCGTGGCGCCGAAAGGATGGTGTCTTCATGTACTTCGAAG ATAATGCTGGTGTTATTGTCAATCCGAAGGGAGAAATGAAAG GGTCTGCAATTACTGGTCCTATTGGTAAGGAGTGTGCTGATCTTTGGCCAAGGATTGCCAGTGCTGCTAATGCCATTGTTTAA